The proteins below come from a single Halomonas binhaiensis genomic window:
- a CDS encoding NUDIX hydrolase → MAASDTLAIRTLHIAAALILDGRGRLLLVRKRGTQAFMQAGGKIEPDETPEAALRRELHEELGGTPTQIHYLCETFAPAANEPGYRVHAHLFNVTMSGELSPAAEIETLRWVTLQEARQLPLAALTRDHVLPLAESLVLQPLV, encoded by the coding sequence ATGGCGGCTTCCGATACCCTTGCCATTCGCACCTTGCACATCGCCGCCGCCCTGATCCTCGATGGGCGGGGGCGATTGCTGCTGGTACGCAAGCGTGGTACCCAGGCCTTCATGCAGGCAGGAGGCAAGATCGAACCTGACGAAACACCGGAGGCAGCACTACGCCGGGAACTGCATGAGGAACTTGGTGGCACTCCGACCCAGATCCATTACCTGTGCGAAACCTTTGCCCCGGCGGCCAATGAGCCGGGGTATCGGGTTCACGCACATCTGTTCAACGTGACCATGTCAGGCGAACTGTCTCCGGCTGCAGAGATCGAGACCCTGCGTTGGGTCACACTGCAGGAAGCGCGTCAGCTTCCCCTTGCGGCGCTGACCCGCGACCATGTCCTGCCATTGGCGGAGAGCCTTGTCCTGCAGCCCCTGGTTTGA
- a CDS encoding ribonucleotide-diphosphate reductase subunit beta, producing MLNWDEFHEDDTSVTEKPAATKAPASAVKPAAEAVQESAGNASSNTSSDYKVAEEDRLARARQALEELDVAAGLEELEMGAARIEVDDKRMINARADLNQLVPFKYEWAWQKYLDGSANHWMPQEVNMNADIALWKSTDGLTPDERRIVERSLGYFSTADSLVANNLVLAVYRLITNPECRQYLLRQAFEEAIHTHAYQYCVESLAMDEGEVFNMYREVPSVAAKSAWSLKHTQSLSRPDFNTGTPETDQELLRNLIAFYCVTEGIFFYCGFSQILSMGRRNKMTGVAEQFQYILRDESMHLNFGVDMINQIKIENPHLWTPEFQDEVTQMILEGTELEIAYARDTMPRGVLGMNAAIMEEYLHFICNRRLAQIGLKEQFPGAQNPFPWMSEIIDLRKEKNFFETRVTEYQVGGALSWD from the coding sequence ATGCTCAACTGGGACGAGTTCCACGAGGACGATACCAGCGTCACCGAAAAGCCTGCCGCCACCAAGGCTCCGGCATCCGCTGTGAAGCCGGCGGCTGAAGCCGTACAGGAAAGTGCTGGCAACGCTTCCAGTAACACTTCCAGTGACTACAAGGTCGCCGAGGAAGATCGCCTGGCTCGTGCACGCCAGGCTCTGGAAGAGCTGGATGTTGCCGCGGGCCTCGAGGAGCTGGAAATGGGCGCTGCCCGGATCGAGGTCGACGACAAGCGCATGATCAATGCCCGCGCGGACCTCAACCAGTTGGTGCCGTTCAAGTATGAATGGGCCTGGCAGAAATACCTGGATGGCAGTGCCAACCACTGGATGCCCCAGGAAGTGAACATGAACGCGGACATCGCGCTGTGGAAAAGCACGGACGGCCTGACGCCGGACGAGCGCCGCATCGTCGAGCGTTCACTGGGCTATTTCTCGACTGCTGATTCGCTGGTAGCCAACAACCTGGTCCTGGCGGTCTATCGCCTGATCACCAATCCCGAGTGCCGCCAGTACCTGCTGCGTCAGGCTTTCGAGGAGGCTATCCATACCCACGCCTATCAGTACTGCGTGGAGTCCCTGGCCATGGATGAAGGCGAAGTCTTCAACATGTACCGGGAAGTGCCGTCGGTCGCAGCCAAGTCTGCCTGGAGTCTCAAGCATACGCAGTCGCTATCGCGTCCGGACTTCAACACCGGCACCCCGGAAACCGACCAGGAACTGCTGCGCAACCTGATCGCTTTCTACTGTGTCACCGAAGGCATCTTCTTCTATTGCGGCTTCAGCCAAATCCTGTCCATGGGTCGCCGCAACAAGATGACCGGTGTCGCGGAACAGTTCCAGTACATTCTGCGTGACGAATCCATGCACCTGAACTTCGGCGTCGACATGATCAACCAGATCAAGATCGAGAATCCGCATTTGTGGACGCCTGAATTCCAGGACGAAGTCACCCAGATGATCCTCGAAGGTACTGAGCTGGAAATCGCTTATGCCCGTGACACCATGCCCCGCGGTGTGCTCGGCATGAATGCTGCGATCATGGAAGAGTACCTGCACTTCATCTGTAACCGCCGCCTGGCTCAGATCGGGCTCAAGGAACAGTTCCCAGGTGCCCAGAACCCCTTCCCCTGGATGAGCGAGATCATCGATCTGCGCAAGGAGAAGAACTTCTTCGAGACCCGTGTCACCGAATACCAGGTCGGTGGCGCTCTGAGCTGGGACTAA